Genomic window (Sediminispirochaeta smaragdinae DSM 11293):
AAGGAACGAAGGCGAACAGAGATCACGTTCTCACAGGAATTACGGGAAGAAACAAAAACAGCGTTTCTTGATATTCATTCATTATATAACGAGTTTTCTGAACCTCCCAAAGCAATATTTAATCAAAACTGTAAAGCATGCAGCTTTTTTGAATATTGCAAACCCAAGACTGTAGGGAAAAGGAAATCTGCAAAATCATATTTTCAAAAAATAATTAGAGAGGTAAAACCCTGATGAAGAGGCATTCAAATACTTTATATTTAATGACACAGGGGACGTATTGCCACAAAGAAAATGACGGAATTGTCATTAAAGTCGACGGAGAACGAAAAGCAAAGTTCCCTGTCCATAATATTGAAAGTATTGTCTGTTTTGGAAATATACTTTGCAGCCCGTTTCTCCTAGGTTTTTGTGCTGAGAACAATATCTCAATAAGCTATCTGACTGAGAATGGTCGATTTCTGGGAAGATTCCAGGGCAATGTAAGCGGTAATGTTCTGCTGCGTCGAAACCAGTATCGCTGGGCTGATGATCCAGAAAAAACAGGATATGTTGCAAGGACAATAATACAGGGGAAAATAATCAACTCAATTGCAGTATTAAATCGATTTTTGCGAGATTCAAAAGAAGTCAATGAAAGTGTAAAGTCGGCGGTTAATGAATTAAAACATATTTTGGGCGCTGTTGAAAAATCAAATGATCTGGAAGTTATTCGTGGAATTGAAGGAATAGCAGCAAAATGTTATTTCAATGTCTTTAACAATCTGATAAAGCAACAAAAAGATGACTTTGTATTTAATGGACGAAATAAACGTCCTCCAAGAGACGAGGTTAATGCATTATTGTCATTTATATATGTTGTTATGATGCATGATATCAGATCTGCTTTGGAAACTGTTGGTCTCGATCCTGCTGTAGGATATCTGCATAGGGATCGATCCGGAAGATATAGCTTAGCTCTTGATTTAATGGAAGAATTCAGATCTTTTTTTGCTGATAGATTGATTTTGTCTCTCATAAATCGTAATCAAATCAAAAAATCTCATTTCCGATTAACAGAGGCAAAGTCTGTCTTACTGAATGATGAAGGGAAAAAGATATTGTTGACGGCATATCAGGATAGAAAAAAGGAAGAGATATTGCATCCTTTCATCAATGAGAAGTGCACTTACGGAAGATTATTTTTTATACAGGCACTTATTTTTGCCAGATGGGTAAGGGGAGATATA
Coding sequences:
- the cas1c gene encoding type I-C CRISPR-associated endonuclease Cas1c, with the protein product MKRHSNTLYLMTQGTYCHKENDGIVIKVDGERKAKFPVHNIESIVCFGNILCSPFLLGFCAENNISISYLTENGRFLGRFQGNVSGNVLLRRNQYRWADDPEKTGYVARTIIQGKIINSIAVLNRFLRDSKEVNESVKSAVNELKHILGAVEKSNDLEVIRGIEGIAAKCYFNVFNNLIKQQKDDFVFNGRNKRPPRDEVNALLSFIYVVMMHDIRSALETVGLDPAVGYLHRDRSGRYSLALDLMEEFRSFFADRLILSLINRNQIKKSHFRLTEAKSVLLNDEGKKILLTAYQDRKKEEILHPFINEKCTYGRLFFIQALIFARWVRGDIDGYPPFIWK